CCTCGACAGAGGCCTCATCCTCTAGAGTGCTCAAATCCCCTACTGGCTGGTTTAGCACTAAGGCCTTAAGGACCCTCCTCATAATCTTCCCGCTCCTAGTCTTAGGGAGGCTTGAAACCGCGAGCACTTGCTGAGGCGTTGCGATGGGCCCTATGGTCTTCCGTACGTGCTCAACCAACTCCTCCCTAAGCCTAGGCGTTAGCTCGTAGCCTCGCTTAAGTATCACGAAGACCACTATGGCCTCGCCTTTAACTGGGTCAGGCCTACCTATAGCCGCAGCCTCAGCCACCGCTGGGTGCGACACTAGGGCGCTCTCGATCTCAGCGGTCCCTATTCTATGGCCAGCGATCTTAAGCACTTCGTCAGCCCTGCCCAGGATCCAGAAGTAGCCGTCCTCATCCTTAATGGCGTAGTCCCCAGTATAGTAGACGCCTGGGAACTTAGACCAGTAGGTTTGCTT
The nucleotide sequence above comes from Candidatus Nezhaarchaeota archaeon. Encoded proteins:
- a CDS encoding AMP-binding protein; protein product: VDEEGRSAPPNVKGHLVIKKPWPGMMMTIYKDPERYKQTYWSKFPGVYYTGDYAIKDEDGYFWILGRADEVLKIAGHRIGTAEIESALVSHPAVAEAAAIGRPDPVKGEAIVVFVILKRGYELTPRLREELVEHVRKTIGPIATPQQVLAVSSLPKTRSGKIMRRVLKALVLNQPVGDLSTLEDEASVEEARRAYEELRKQLEG